The genomic interval ACGTGCCCCGCACGTGATCTGCGCGTGACCTGCGCTACACCGGCTTGTGACTCCCGGGGGCCGTCGCTATCTTCGACGACCATATCCGCCGCCACACGAGAGGCCACCGCATGCGCTCCGGGAACGGTCGACATCGCAGACCCCGCCAGGCACCCGCCATCGTGGTCGCCGCGGGGGTGACGGGATCGGCGATCGCCATGCCGCTGCTCGCCGCCACCGGCGCCCACGCGGCCGACGCCCCGACCTGGGACCGCGTCGCGCAGTGCGAGAGCGGAGGCATGTGGAGCGCCAACTCCGGCAACGGCTCGTACGGCGGACTTCAGCTCACCCAGGAGCTCTGGGAGCAGAACGGCGGCCGGGTGTACGCCCCGCGCCCCGACCTCGCGAGCCGGTCCCAGCAGATAGCCGTCGCGGAGAAGATCCTCAACGGCAGCGGCCCGAGCGCCTGGCAGAACTGCGGCGCGGCGGCCGGTCTCGGCAAGGGCGGCCGGGCGCCGGACGTGAACCCCGGGAGCACGAAGGACCCCTCGCGGCCGGAGTCTCCCGCCCCGCGCGCGCCGGAGCACTCGCCGTCCCCGTCGACGGACCGCTCCGAGTCGCCCGCGTCGTCGAAGCCGTCCGAGCCGACGAAGCCGTCCGAGCCGACGAAGCCCTCCGAGTCGCCGAAGCCCTCCGAGCCGTCGAAGCCTTCCACGCCGTCCTCCTCGCCGTCCCCGTCGGCACCCGCCCCGAGCGGAACGCCTTCCGGCTCCGGGGAGCCGGGCAAGGGCGACGGATCCCCGTCGCGGACCCCCTCCGGCTCGCCCTCGGCCCCCGCGAGCGGACGGCCGGACGCCGGACCCGGCGGCGCGCCCACCGACGACCCCACCGCGATCCCCACGGCCCCCGTCAACCCGCCCACGGGCACCCCCGGCACGACGCCCGGCCCCGCGGACTCCCGTACGCCCGGCGCCCCCGCCGGGGAGGGCACGGGCAAGCACCGCGCGGATCCGCCGCGTTCGGACGACGAGCAGCGCCCGTCCCGGGGCGGCGACGAGGCGCGCCCGGGTGTGCCGGCGGCCGGCGACTACACCGTGCGTCCCGGTGACAATCTGTCAGCGATAGCGGAGAAGCACTCCGTTACGGGTGGCTGGCACTCGCTCTACGAGCGCAACGAGAAGGTGGTCGGCAAGGATCCGGATCTGATCCTTCCTGGTCAGAGGCTTGAGATGGGCAAATAGCGCGGCAGTTCGGGGGGAATGTCCGTTCCAGTCGAAAGTGAGACATGGGTCTCGTTGCTTTTCGGCGGAACGGCATCCTCCCGGACTTTCCGCACCCGCCCTCACCTGCGGAAATGTCGGGTTCCCATGGGTAACCAGAGGCAACTGTGGCTGGAAAGAGGGGTTTGAACCCTCCGGCCGACTGTGTTTACCGTCGTGACCGCTCGCCACCGCGAGCACCACGGTCGCCACGCCGAATCCTGCCGGCGGCCGGCGGAGTCGTCGCGTTAAGCGCCGTAGGCAGGAGCGGGGGAACCAAGGTAGGCGCCGGAACGGATTCCGTCGGTCGGTGACCGGGGGAGGCCGGAACGGCTTGGGGTGAAGCCGGGAGTGCTCGCACGACCGGCCGGGCGAACTCACTAGCCCGAACCCGACAGCTCACCTCGTAGGCGTCGGTGAGGAAACGACTCATGTCCAAGGGCAAGCACCGTCGTCCGTCCAAGGCCGTCCGCATCGTCACGCTCGCCGGTGTCACCGGCGCGGCCGTCGCCGCCCCGCTGATGATCGCCACCTCCGCGAACGCCGCCTCCGTCTCCACCTGGGACAAGGTCGCCCAGTGCGAGTCCAGTGGCAACTGGTCCATCAACACCGGCAACGGCTACTACGGTGGCCTCCAGTTCTCGAAGTCCTCCTGGGACGCCGCGGGCGGCGGCCAGTACGCCGCGTACCCGCACCAGGCCACCAAGAGCCAGCAGATCGCCGTCGCCGAGAAGCTGCTCGCCATGCAGGGCCCGGGTGCCTGGGGCTGCGCCGTGCCCGGCCTGACCCCGGGTGGCGCCAAGGCCGACGTCGACACGTCCGACTCCGGCAGCACCGCCAAGTCCTCGCGCGGCACCTCCACCAAGTCGCACGCCGACCGCAGCGAGCGCCAGGCCGCGCCCAAGCGGACCGCGCCGAAGCAGAGCGCCCCGAAGTACGTCGCCCCGCAGGCCGACGACCAGGACGAGGCCCCCGCGCCGAAGCCGGCCGCCCCGAAGCACTCCGCCTCGGGGTCCTTCAAGAAGGGTGACGGCGAGTACCAGGTCAAGGAAGGCGACACCCTCGCCAAGATCGCCGAGACCGAGAAGGTCAAGGGCGGCTGGCAGAAGCTCCACGAGCTGAACAAGGACGTCGTCGAGGACGCCGACCTGATCTTCGTCGGTCAGCAGCTGCACCTGCGCTGACCCGGCGGGCGCCACGCCCCGCCGCCGCCCGGCCGGACGCTCACCCGTCGCCGGCCGGACACCGATCGCAGCGGTCGCCCCGCTCCGCCGCGCCCCCGGGCGCGCGCCGGAGCGGGGCTTCCGCCGTTTCCCGGCGCACCGCCGCCCGGCCACGGGCGGTTCCCCGCTCCCTTCACCGCTGAGCGAACACCCTTGACATTCGTCCCCTGATCTCGGCGTTTGTGTTGTTTTTTCCGGCTTCCCGGCCCGGGAAACCGGTCCAACGGCAGGGGGAGCCTCCGGGGCCCGTTAGGCTCGGGGTGCAGAACTCCAGACACACACGAAGGAGACCCTCGTGCCGTCCATCGACGTCGTCGTAGCTCGCGAGATCCTCGACTCGCGAGGCAACCCCACGGTCGAGGTCGAGGTCGGCCTCGACGACGGCTCCACGGGCCGTGCCGCCGTGCCGTCCGGTGCCTCGACCGGTGCCTTCGAGGCCATCGAGCTCCGTGACGGTGACAAGAACCGTTACCTCGGCAAGGGCGTCGAGAAGGCCGTCCTGGCCGTCATCGAGCAGATCGGCCCGGAGCTCGTCGGCTACGACGCCACCGAGCAGCGCCTGATCGACCAGGCCATGTTCGACCTGGACGCCACCGACAACAAGGGCTCGCTCGGCGCCAACGCCATCCTCGGCGTCTCCCTTGCCGTCGCGCACGCCGCGTCCGAGGCCTCCGACCTGCCGCTCTTCCGCTACCTCGGCGGCCCGAACGCGCACCTGCTGCCCGTTCCGATGATGAACATCCTCAACGGTGGGTCGCACGCCGACTCCAACGTCGACATCCAGGAGTTCATGATCGCGCCGATCGGCGCCGAGTCCTTCTCCGAGGCGCTGCGCTGGGGCACCGAGGTCTACCACACCCTCAAGGCCGTCCTGAAGCGCAAGGGCCTGTCCACCGGCCTTGGCGACGAGGGCGGCTTCGCCCCGAACCTGGGCTCCAACCGCGAGGCCCTCGACCTCATCCTCGAGGCCATCAAGGAGGCCGGTTACACCCCCGGCCAGGACGTGGCGCTCGCGCTCGACGTCGCCGCCTCCGAGTTCTACAAGGACGGCGCGTACGAGTTCGAGGGCAAGTCCCGCTCGGCCGCCGAGATGACCGACTACTACGCGGAGCTCGTCGCCGCGTATCCGCTGGTCTCCATCGAGGACCCGCTGTTCGAGGACGACTGGGACGGCTGGAAGACCCTCACCGAGCGCCTCGGCGACAAGGTGCAGATCGTCGGTGACGACCTGTTCGTCACCAACCCCGAGCGCCTCGGCCGCGGCATCGAGGAGGGCGCCGCCAACGCCCTGCTGGTCAAGGTCAACCAGATCGGCTCGCTGACCGAGACCCTGGACGCCGTCGAGCTGGCCCAGCGCAACGGCTTCAAGTGCATGATGTCGCACCGCTCCGGCGAGACCGAGGACGTCACCATCGCCGACCTGGCCGTCGCCACCAACTGCGGCCAGATCAAGACCGGTGCCCCGGCCCGCTCCGAGCGTGTCGCCAAGTACAACCAGCTGCTGCGCATCGAGGAGATCCTCGACGACGCCGCGGTGTACGCGGGCCGCAGCGCCTTCCCGCGGTTCCGCTCCGCGAACTGAACGAACGGCAAGGGCTGAGAAAACTCCCCCGGGAGAGTCGACAGCCTCACTACGTCCCCGGCCACGGTCCCGTACCGTGGCCGGGGACGTACGTTCGTAACGGGGAGGCGATGTGGTGGCTGACCGGTTCTCCACCGCGACCAAGCTCAAGGCGCTCGGCACGGTGCTCGTCAACGGGCCCTCGGCCCGGGTCTACCGCGCCAAGCCGCCCCGCCGCAGCCGGCTGACCGGCCGCGCGGCGCTCCTCGCGCTCGTCGTCTGCTCCCTGGTCGTCGCCCTCGCCTACCCCATGCGCCAGTGGGTCACCCAGCGCTCGGACATCGCCGACCAGCGGCGCCAGTCCGAGCGGGCGCGCGAGCAGGTCCAGGAGCTGCTGGACCACAAGGCGCGCCTGGAGGACCCGGCCTACGTCGAGCAGCAGGCGCGCGAACACCTGCACTACGTACGCGAGGGCGAGACCGGCTACAGCGTGGTCGACGGCAGCGGCGACGCCAAGCGGCCCGAGGACCAGGGGGCCGCGGACCGCCCCTGGTACAGCAACCTCTGGGACGGCGTGGACACCGCCGACGCCGACACACCCTGAGCCGCACCCCCGACCCCGATCCGAGACCGAGTACGAGCGAGCACGAGCGAGCACATGGACACCCCTCCTCCGAAGACCGAGCCCACCGAGCCCACCGACGCGGACATCGCCGCGTTCAAGGAGCAGCTGGGCCGCCCGCCGCGCGGGCTGCGCACGATCGCCCACCGCTGCCCCTGCGGCAACCCCGACGTCGTCGAGACCCAGCCGCGGCTGGAGGACGGCACGCCGTTCCCGACGCTGTACTACCTCACCTGCCCGCGCGCGGCCTCCGCGATCGGCACGCTGGAGGCGGACGGCGTCATGAAGGAGATGACGGCGCGCCTGAAGACCGACCCGGAGCTGGCCGCCGCCTACCAGGCGGCGCACGACGACTACATCACGCGCCGCGACGCGATCGAGGTGCTGGAGGGCTTCCCGAGCGCGGGCGGCATGCCGGACCGCGTGAAGTGCCTGCACGTCCTCGTCGGCCACTCGCTGGCCGCGGGCCCGGGCGTGAACCCGCTGGGCGACGAGGCCCTCGCGATGCTCCCCGAGTGGTGGGCGAAGGGCCCGTGCGTGAGCCCCTGCGGAGGTGACGAGAAGTGACCCGCGTCGCCGCGGTGGACTGCGGCACGAACTCCATCCGCCTGCTGGTCGCCGACCTGGATCCGGCCACCGGGGAGCTCACCGAGCTGGACCGCCGGATGACGATCGTCCGGCTCGGCCAGGGCGTGGACCGCACCGGCCGGCTGGCCGACGAGGCCCTGGAGCGGACCTTCGCCGCCTGCCGGGAGTACGCCGGGGTCATCCGCGAGCTGAAGGCCGAGCGCACCCGCTTCGTGGCGACCTCCGCCTCGCGCGACGCGGAGAACCGCGCGGACTTCGTGCGCGGGGTCGTGGAGATCCTGGGCGTGGAGCCCGAGGTGATCAGCGGTGACCAGGAGGCGGAGTTCTCCTTCACCGGCGCGACCAAGGAGCTGACCGGCCGCGACGACCTGGCGAAGCCGTATCTGGTGGTCGACATCGGCGGCGGCTCCACGGAGTTCGTCGTGGGCGAGGACCGGGTGCGGGCCGCGCGCAGCGTGGACGTGGGCTGCGTCCGGATGACGGAGCGTCATCTGGTGCGGGACGGCGAGGTGTCCGACCCGCCGGCGGCCGACCGGATCGCCGCGATGAAGGCGGACATCGAGGCCGCCCTGGACCTCGCGGAGGAGACCGTTCCGCTGGGCGAGGCGAAGACGCTCGTGGGGCTGGCCGGCTCGGTCACCACGGTCGCGGCGATCGCCCTCGGCCTCCAGGAGTACGACTGGTCGGTGATCCACCACTCCCGTATCTCGCTGGAACGGGTGCAAGAGATCACCGACGAGCTGCTGACGTCGACGCACGAACAGCGTGCGGCGATCCCCGTGATGCACCCGGGCCGGGTCGACGTGATCGCCGCCGGGGCGCTCGTGCTGCGCTCGATCATGGAGCGCATAGGCGCCCAGGAGGTCGTCGTGAGCGAGCACGACATCCTCGACGGGATCGCCTGGAGCGTCGCCTGACGGGCGCCGCGGAAAAAGGTTCGTGAAATCCTTCACATGAAAAAATGGCCGACGGGCCACGGCAGGGGACCTTTGGGTCCCCTTTGTCCGTCCCGGGGGTCGTCACGGCCGGAATGGGTCCGGTTTCTGGTGGGTTAAAGGAACGTTTATGCAGGCGGCCACGGAGCAGTGGTCCAGTCGCCTCACACGCCACAAGTCCAGTTCAGTGGGGGTGCACAACGCACGCCCGGACGGAGTGGTTCCCTTTCGGCACCATGACATGGGTCACGGAGGCGGCGGAGTGTAGCAGACAGGTCCCCACACCTTGTGAAGGGGCTCACGAGCACCCCTGTCGGGAGTGCTGGATACTCGAAACATGAGCACCACGGAGCGTCCACGGATCCTCGTAGTAGGCGGCGGGTACGTCGGCCTGTACGCGGCGCGCCGCATCCTGAAGAAGATGCGGTACGCGGAGGCGACCGTCACAGTCGTCGACCCGCGCTCGTACATGACCTACCAGCCCTTCCTGCCCGAAGCAGCTGCCGGCAGCATCTCCCCCCGCCACGTCGTGGTGCCGCTGCGACGCGTGCTCCCCAAGGCGGAGGTCCTCACCGGCCGCGTCACCACCATCGATCAGGACCGCAAGGTCGCCACGGTCGCGCCGCTCGTCGGCGAGGCCTACGAGCTGCCCTTCGACTACCTGGTCATCGCGCTCGGCGCGGTCTCCCGCACCTTCCCGATCCCCGGCCTGGCCGAGAACGGCATCGGCATGAAGGGCATCGAGGAGGCCATCGGCCTGCGCAACCACGTCCTGGAGCAGCTCGACAAGGCCGACTCCACGACCGACGAGGAGATCCGCCGCAAGGCGCTCACCTTCGTCTTCATCGGTGGCGGCTTCGCCGGCGCCGAGACGGTCGGCGAGGTCGAGGACATGGCCCGCGACGCCGCGAAGTACTACCCGAACGTCAAGCGCGAGGACATGCGCTTCGTCCTGGTCGACGCCGCGGACAAGATCCTTCCCGAGGTCGGGCCGAAGCTCGGCGCGTACGGCAAGGAGCACCTGGAGAGCCGTGGGGTCGAGATCCACCTCTCCACCTCGATGGACTCCTGCATCGACGGCCACGTCGTGCTGAAGAACGGCCTTGAGGTCGACTCCAACACGATCGTGTGGACCGCGGGCGTCAAGCCCAACCCGGCGCTGTCCCGCTTCGGCCTGCCGCTGGGTCCGCGCGGCCACGTCGACACCTCCGAGACCCTCCAGGTCCAGGGCACCGACTACATCTGGGCCGCGGGCGACAACGCCCAGGTCCCGGACATGATCGGCCGCAAGGCCGGCAACCCCAACGCCTGGTGCCCGCCGAACGCCCAGCACGCGCTGCGGCAGGCCAAGGTCCTCGGCGACAACGTCATCTCGGGCATGCGCGGCTTCCCGCAGAAGACGTACGAGCACGCCAACAAGGGTGCGGTGGCGGGCCTCGGCCTCCACAAGGGCGTCGCGATGATCGTCATGGGCAAGATGAAGATCAAGCTCAAGGGCCGTCTCGCCTGGTACATGCACCGTGGCTACCACGGTCTGGCCATGCCGACCTGGAACCGCAAGATCCGCGTCTTCGCGGACTGGACCCTCGGCATGTTCCTCAAGCGCGAGGTCGTCTCGCTCGGCGCCATGGAGAACCCGCGCGACGAGTTCTACGAGGCGGCCAAGCCGGCCCCCAAGCCGCAGGACGCCTCGGCGCCCTCGCAGAAGGCCAAGGCTTCCTGAGTCCGCTGGTCCGATCCGCGGAGCTCGCGCTACCGCGGTCGTCGTAGCCGAAAGGCGTCCACCAATCCGTGGGGTGGGCGCCTTTCGGCGTGTTCGGAAGCGCAGAGTTGATCTAGTCTGACGGAACGGGACTACCGGACCCACTCCGGGTGTTTAGGTGTCAGTTGAACGTTTCTCCTGACCTTGCATCATGGAGGTGTGCGACATGGCCGACGCCGCCCGACGGCTCACCGCGCTCGCGGAACAGGTGCTGGGAGCCCCGCTCCCGATCCGGCTCCGCGCCTGGGACCGCAGCGAGTACGGCCCGCCGGGCACACCCGTCCTGGTCGTCCGCCGCCGCCGGGCCCTGCGCCGGCTGCTGTGGAAGCCGGGCGAACTCGGCCTGGCCCGCGCCTGGGTGGCGGGTGACCTCGACGTCGAGGGCGATCTCTACGAGGCGCTGGACCTGCTCGCGGGCTCCCTCTGGGAGCGCGGCGAGGACGCCGCGGGACCCACGGGCCTCGCGGCCCTGCTGACCGCCGCGCGCGACCCGCGGCTGCGCGGCGCCGCCCGCGAGCTGGTCAAGCTCGCCGGGCCCGGACTCCGCCCCCGGCCCCCGCGCGAAGAGGCCCGCAGGACCGGCGGACGGCTGCACACCCTGCGCCGCGACAAGGCCTCCATCAGCCACCACTACGACGTCGGCAACCCCTTCTACGAGCGCGTCCTCGGCCCCTCGATGGTCTACTCCTGCGCGTACTGGGGGACCGGGGAGGACGGGGTGAGCAGCCTGGAGGACGCCCAGCGCGCCAAGCTCGACCTCGTCTGCCGCAAGCTGGCCCTGGAACCGGGCCAGCGGCTGCTGGACGTCGGCTGCGGCTGGGGCTCGATGGTGCTCCACGCGGCCCGCGAGTACGGCGTCAGCGCCGTCGGCATCACCCTCTCCGAGGAACAGGCCGCCTACGCCCGGAAGCGCGTCGCCGAGGCCGGTCTGACGGACCGTATCGAGATCCGGGTCCAGGACTACCGCGAGATCGCCGACGGGCCCTTCGACGCCGTCTCCTCGATCGGGATGGCCGAGCACGTGGGCTCCGCGCTCTACGCCGAGTACGCCGCCGACCTGCACGCCCTGCTGAAGCCGGGCGGCCGGCTGCTCAACCACCAGATCGCCCGCCGCCCGCTGCGCGACGAGGCGGCCTACGAGGTCGACGAGTTCATCGACCGCTATGTCTTCCCGGACGGCGAACTGGCCCCGGTCGGCCGGACCGTCGCCCAGTTGGAGGAGGCGGGCTTCGAGGTCCGGGACGTGGAGGCGCTGCGCGAGCACTACGCGCTGACCCTGCGCCGCTGGGTGGCCAACCTGGAGACCCACTGGGACGAGGCCGTCGAGCTCACCTCGCCCGGCCGCGCCCGGGTCTGGCGGCTCTACATGGCCGCGTCCGCGCTGTCCTTCGAGCGCAACCGGATCGGCGTCAACCAGGTCCTCGCGGTCCGTACCCCGGTGTCGGGGAGGCCGGGGTGCCGCTGCGCCCGCGCGACTGGCGCTGACGCCCGCGCCCCCTTCCCGTACGGAAAACGGGTCCGGCCCCGCAGCACGCGCTGCGGGGCCGGACCCGTACCGAAGGGGGAGTGACCGCTACTCGGCCTTGATCGCGGCGAGCATGTTGAGCTTCGCCGCCCGGCGGGCCGGCCACAGTGCGGCCAGCACGCCGACCAGGGCGGCCAGCAGCAGGAAGACGCCCATCCGGCCCCAGGGGAGCACCAGCTCGTAGGTGCTGATGCCCTTCCTGATGAGGTCGCCGGCGGCCCAGCCGAAGAAGACGCCCAGGCCCACGCCCATCACACCGCCGAAGAGCGAGATGATCAGCGACTCCAGGCGCACCATCCGCTTGATGCCCTTGCGGTCCAGGCCGATGGCGCGCAGCATGCCGATCTCCTGCTGGCGCTCGAAGACCGACATCGCCAGGGTGTTGATGACACCGAGGACGGCGACGATCACGGCCATGGCCAGCAGGCCGTAGAGCATGTTCAGGAGCAGGCTGATGGCCTTGGAGATGCCGTCGGAGATGTCCTGCTTGGTCTGGATCTGGATGGCGGGGTTGTCGCCGAGGGCCTTGCGCAGGGAGTCCTCGGTGCTGTCGCTCACGCCGCCCTTGGTCTTGACCATCACCTGCCGGTCGTCGACCTGGCTCTGATGCGGGGTCAGGGTCTTGAGGTCGACCATGATGCCGCGCATCAGGTCGTTGCCCTTGTAGACGCCGGAGACCGTCAGCCGGCCCTGCTTGCCGTCCTCGAAGGTGACGGGGAAGGACGAGCCGAGCTTCCAGTGCTTGGTGCGGGCGGTGGCGTCGTCGACGACGACCTTGTCGCCGGTGAGCCCGCCGAAGGAGCCCGCGGTGAAGTCGAGGTTCGTCAGCTTGCCGATGGTCCGGCCGTTGACGCCGGTGAGCTGCTCGTGGTCGCCGTCGATCCGGGACGGGGAGCCGCGCAGCGGGCTGGCGGCGGTGACGTCCGGGTGGGCGGAGAGCTTCTTCGCCACGTCGGTGGAGAGCGGGGTCATGCTGGCCATGGAGACGACGTAGTCGGCCTTCAGGGAGCCAGTGGCCATCTTGTCGATGGCCTGCTGCACACTGCCGGCGATCACGGTGAGGCCGGTGATCAGGGTGAGGCCGATCATCAGCGCGGAGGCGGTGGCGGCGGTGCGGCGCGGGTTGCGGACCGCGTTCTGCCGGGCCAGCTTGCCGGGCATGCCGAACAGGCGCAGGACGGGCGCCGCGGCGGCGATCACCGGGCGGGAGATCAGCGGCGTCAGCACGAACACGCCGATCAGGACCAGGGCCGCGCCGAGGCCCATCATGGTGGAGCTGGAGGCGGTCAGGACGACCGCGGCGCCGAGAGCGGTCAGGACGCCGCCGATGGAGTTGCGGACCACCAGGGACTTGGTGGTGGCGACGGCGTGCACGCTGTTCATCGCGGCCACCGGCGGGATCTTCGCGGCGCGGCGGCCGGGCAGCCAGGCGGCGAGCATGGTGACGACGACGCCGACGACCAGCGAGGTGACGACGGTGCCGGGGGAGACGACGAGCGGGCCGTCGGGGACGGTGGCCCCGGTGCCGCCGATCAGGCCGCGCAGCCCGGCGCCGATGCCGATGCCCGCGAGCAGGCCCGCGACGCCGGCGACGGAGCCCACGACGAAGGCCTCGATGAGCACCGAGCGGGTGACCTGGCGGCGGCTGGCGCCGACCGCGCGCATCAGCGCGAGCTCCTTGGTGCGCTGGGCGACCAGCATGGTGAAGGTGTTGGCGATGATGAAGACGCCGACGAACAGCGAGATGCCGGCGAAGACCAGCAGGCTGGTCCGCATGCCGTCCATGCCCTGGGCGATGATCTTGGCTTCGTCGTCGGCGAGCTGCTTGCCGGTCGTGGCCTCGGTGTCCTTGGGCAGGACCTTCTCGACCGCGGACTTCAGGGCGGCCTGCGAGGTGCCGGCCGCGGCCTTGACGTCGATCTGGTCGAACTCGCCGGGCTTGCCGTAGAGCTTCTGCGCCGTGGCGGTGTCGAAGAGGGCGAGGCTGCCGCCGGCGGAGACGTTGCCGTCGTCGGTGGTGAAGACGCCGGTGAGCTTCTGCGGGAGGACGGGGCCGTCGACGGAGATCCGGACGGTGTCGCCGACCTTGTACCCGGCGCGGTCGGCGGTCTTCTCGTCCAGCGCGACCTCGCCCGCGCCGTGGGGCGCGCGGCCGCTCTTGAGCGGGTAGCGGGGGTCCTTGCCGTCGGCGCCGGGGTAGTAGTTGGCACCGGAGGAGTTGAAGCCCTCGCCGGCGAGCTTGCCCTTCTTGTCGGCGACGGCGGCGAAGCCGTTGACCGAGCCGGTGGCGGAGGCGGCGCCCGGGACCTTGGCCACCTGGTCGAGCAGGCTCTGGGAGAGCCGCGGGGCCGCGCCCGGGTTGCTCTTGTCGCTGTCCTGCTTGTGCGGCTGCACGGCGACGTCGACGCCGGTGAAGCCCTTCTGGGAGCTCTTCTGGTAGGCGTCCGAGATGGTGTTGGTGAAGACCAGGGTGCCGGAGACGAAGGCCACGCCGAGCATGACGGCGAGGACGGTCATCAGCAGCCTGGCCTTGTGCGCGAGCACATTGCGCAAGGCGGTACGGAACATGTCAGTCCTGAGTGGGGTTCCCGCGCCGCCGAGCGCGGGGCGAGGGGAGAAGTCCGGGGGGTTCGGTGCGGGCCCGGTGCGGGGCCGCGCGGGTCAGCTCGTACGGCCCTTGGCGTCGAAGCGCTTCATGCGGTCGAGGACGGCGTCGGCGGTGGGCTGCCGGAGCTCGTCGACGATGCGGCCGTCGGCCAGGAAGACGACGCGGTCGGCGTAGGAGGCGGCGACGGGGTCGTGGGTGACCATGACGACGGTCTGGCCGAGCTCGCGGACGGAGTTGCGCAGGAAGCCGAGGACCTCGGCGCCGGAGCGGGAGTCGAGGTTTCCGGTGGGCTCGTCGGCGAACATGATCTCGGGCTTGCCGGCCAGCGCGCGGGCGACGGCGACGCGCTGCTGCTGGCCGCCGGAGAGCTGGTTGGGGCGGTGCTTGAGGCGCCCGGAGAGGCCGACGGTGTCCACGACCATGTCGAGCCACTGCTTGTCGGGCTTCCGGCCGGCGATGTCCATCGGCAGGGTGATGTTCTCCAGGGCGGTCAGCGTCGGCAGCAGGTTGAAGGCCTGGAAGATAAAGCCGATCTTGTCGCGGCGGAGGCGGGTGAGCTTCTTGTCGTTGAGGGTGGTGAGCTCGGTGTCGCCGATGGTGGCGGAGCCGCTGGAGACGCTGTCGAGGCCGGCCATGCAGTGCATGAGGGTCGACTTGCCGGAGCCGGAGGGGCCCATGATCGCGGTGAACTCGGCCTGGCGGAACTCCACGGAGACGGCGTCCAGGGCGACCACCCGGGTCTCGCCCTGCCCGTAGACCTTGGAGAGCTCCGTGGCGCGGGCGGCCACCGCGGTGGTGCGGGGGGCGGCGGTCTGCACGCCGAAGGGGGTGGTGGTCACGGGGGAGCGCTCCTGTCGGGACGACGGTCGGGGGGACTCCTCCATCGTCGCTGGCCAGGAGGGCGCGGGGATCAGACCTGGCGCCCGTTCCCGGGGGCGACCCGGGAGGTATCCCGGCGGGCCGGTCTCCTCCTCTGGTATGAGGGGAGCCCTCAGGGGCCCCGGCCGTCCCGAAGGCACGAGATTGCGACAATTCCGCACCGGGGCGCGGGTGGGGCCATGAGCGGGGGGTATCGGCCCGTGGCATGTGCCTTTGGCGCCGAACATGTACTGATGTTCCCTCAGCTGCCCATAAAATAAGACAACCTCGGGTCCTCGTTCCGCTGTTTGGGGGGCGCTCCCGAGCTAGGCTCGTCCTGCTCTCCTTACAAGGGAGGCTCGCGCGCCTCTTCCTGCCTGTGCGCTTGAGAGCCCTGCCCGGATGGTGGAATGCAGACACGGCGAGCTTAAACCTCGCTGGCCCTTCGGGCCGTGCCGGTTCAAGTCCGGCTCCGGGCACTCCTCAAAAATTCAACCTCGTCCGCGAGGCGGTTCACGCGAGGGCTTCGGCCGGCTTCCGGTCCGGATCCCGGAACGCGTGGCCCGCCGAACAAAAAACCGGTCCGCCAGTGTGTTTTTCTGACTGACGTTCGATCGGTGGCGAACCGTCGGATCCCATGGCGGGCCCGCGCGAGGGCCGCCCGCGCCGCCGCCCCGAGGGTATTGCGGTGTCCCAAAGGACAATTGACGCTCCTGGCCGCTCTGGCTAAGTTTTTCGATGCTGCGGGATGGAACGTGCGTATTCCGTCCCGGG from Streptomyces albireticuli carries:
- a CDS encoding NAD(P)/FAD-dependent oxidoreductase, whose protein sequence is MSTTERPRILVVGGGYVGLYAARRILKKMRYAEATVTVVDPRSYMTYQPFLPEAAAGSISPRHVVVPLRRVLPKAEVLTGRVTTIDQDRKVATVAPLVGEAYELPFDYLVIALGAVSRTFPIPGLAENGIGMKGIEEAIGLRNHVLEQLDKADSTTDEEIRRKALTFVFIGGGFAGAETVGEVEDMARDAAKYYPNVKREDMRFVLVDAADKILPEVGPKLGAYGKEHLESRGVEIHLSTSMDSCIDGHVVLKNGLEVDSNTIVWTAGVKPNPALSRFGLPLGPRGHVDTSETLQVQGTDYIWAAGDNAQVPDMIGRKAGNPNAWCPPNAQHALRQAKVLGDNVISGMRGFPQKTYEHANKGAVAGLGLHKGVAMIVMGKMKIKLKGRLAWYMHRGYHGLAMPTWNRKIRVFADWTLGMFLKREVVSLGAMENPRDEFYEAAKPAPKPQDASAPSQKAKAS
- a CDS encoding ABC transporter permease, which produces MFRTALRNVLAHKARLLMTVLAVMLGVAFVSGTLVFTNTISDAYQKSSQKGFTGVDVAVQPHKQDSDKSNPGAAPRLSQSLLDQVAKVPGAASATGSVNGFAAVADKKGKLAGEGFNSSGANYYPGADGKDPRYPLKSGRAPHGAGEVALDEKTADRAGYKVGDTVRISVDGPVLPQKLTGVFTTDDGNVSAGGSLALFDTATAQKLYGKPGEFDQIDVKAAAGTSQAALKSAVEKVLPKDTEATTGKQLADDEAKIIAQGMDGMRTSLLVFAGISLFVGVFIIANTFTMLVAQRTKELALMRAVGASRRQVTRSVLIEAFVVGSVAGVAGLLAGIGIGAGLRGLIGGTGATVPDGPLVVSPGTVVTSLVVGVVVTMLAAWLPGRRAAKIPPVAAMNSVHAVATTKSLVVRNSIGGVLTALGAAVVLTASSSTMMGLGAALVLIGVFVLTPLISRPVIAAAAPVLRLFGMPGKLARQNAVRNPRRTAATASALMIGLTLITGLTVIAGSVQQAIDKMATGSLKADYVVSMASMTPLSTDVAKKLSAHPDVTAASPLRGSPSRIDGDHEQLTGVNGRTIGKLTNLDFTAGSFGGLTGDKVVVDDATARTKHWKLGSSFPVTFEDGKQGRLTVSGVYKGNDLMRGIMVDLKTLTPHQSQVDDRQVMVKTKGGVSDSTEDSLRKALGDNPAIQIQTKQDISDGISKAISLLLNMLYGLLAMAVIVAVLGVINTLAMSVFERQQEIGMLRAIGLDRKGIKRMVRLESLIISLFGGVMGVGLGVFFGWAAGDLIRKGISTYELVLPWGRMGVFLLLAALVGVLAALWPARRAAKLNMLAAIKAE
- a CDS encoding ABC transporter ATP-binding protein; amino-acid sequence: MTTTPFGVQTAAPRTTAVAARATELSKVYGQGETRVVALDAVSVEFRQAEFTAIMGPSGSGKSTLMHCMAGLDSVSSGSATIGDTELTTLNDKKLTRLRRDKIGFIFQAFNLLPTLTALENITLPMDIAGRKPDKQWLDMVVDTVGLSGRLKHRPNQLSGGQQQRVAVARALAGKPEIMFADEPTGNLDSRSGAEVLGFLRNSVRELGQTVVMVTHDPVAASYADRVVFLADGRIVDELRQPTADAVLDRMKRFDAKGRTS